In Melospiza melodia melodia isolate bMelMel2 unplaced genomic scaffold, bMelMel2.pri scaffold_48, whole genome shotgun sequence, the genomic window CAGGAGCCGGGGCGGACCCGCGggcgctcccagcgctcccagcccGGCGCCCCGGGCGCTGCTGCACCCGGTCCGGTCCGGTCCGGTCCCGGTGTCGGTGTCGGCGGGGCAGAGCCGGGCCGGGCGCGGCCCTCAGGGCACATGGAACACGTTCAGCTTGCTGGTGTTCTTGAGCGTCTGGCGGCGGTTGCAGAACCACACCCGCACCACCTCCCGCTCGTAGCGCAGCTCCTGCGCGATGCGCGTGATCTCCGCGCCCGTGGGCAGCGCGTTGCGCTCGAAGTGCGCGTTGAGCGCCTCCAGCGCCTGCGGCGTGAACGAGGTGCGGCGCTTGCGCTTCTTGCCCGGCTCGCCGCCCACGAACTCCAGCAGGTGCTGCTGCCCCTCGCGCTGCCGCTGCTCCGCCTCCCGCAGCCACTTCTCCAGCACCGGCTTCAGCTTCTGCGCGCTCTTGGGCGTGATGTCCAGCTTCTCgaacctggggacacagaggggacgcTCAGGGGACATTCAGCGTGATGTCCAGCTTCTCgaacctggggacacagaggggacgcTCAGGGGACATTCAGCGTGATGTCCAGCTTCTCGAACCTAAGGGGACAGGGGGTTGACActcaggggacacacaggggacactcaggggacattcAGGGGACACTGTGATGTCCAGCTTCTTGAACCTGCAGGAACATGGGGACCTTCAGGGGGGACACAGGAGACACTTGAGCGTGATGTCCAGCTTCTCGAACCtaaggggacatggggacattcaGGGGACACTCAGCATGATGTCCAGCTTCTCAAACCTGGGGGGAacagggggacacacaggggggacacagagtgatgtccagcttctcgAACCTGGGGTCACATGGGGACATGcaagggacactcaggggacacagagtgatgtccagcttcttgAACCTGGGGTCACATGGGGACATGcaagggacactcaggggacacagagtgatgtccagcttctcgAACCTGCGGGGCCAGGGGACATTCAGGGGACGCTCTGTGTGATATCCAGCTTCTtgaacctggggacacaggggggacacaggggacatggggagacTCAGGGGAGACTCAGGGGACACTCAGCGTGATGTCCAACTTCTCGAACCTGAGGACACAGGGGACACGCAGGGGACACTTGGGGGGGTGCCCAGCTTCTTGaatctgtggggacaggggacatgcaAGGGACACTCAAGGGGACACTCAAGGGGGGATGTCCAGCTTCTtgaacctggggacacaggggacattcaGGGGACACttaggggacactcagggacattcAGGGGGGATGTCCAGCTTCTCaaacctggggacagggggacatgggggacactcaGGGGGAACATTCAGGGGACACTCAACATGATGTCCAGCTTCTCAAATctagggacacaggggacactcagaggggacacaggagacaggggggacacaggggacattcaGGGGGGACACTGGGCAGGGATATCTTGGGGCTGATGTCCACCTTGTCAAACCTGAGGGGATGTGGAGGCCACAGGAGAccctcagggatggggacaaggggacagcagGCTGGGACTGGGGGTGACAGTGAGGGGGGAGCAACACCCAGCACCCTCCTTGGCCCATTCCTTCCTTTTCTAACCTTCCTCCTTGTTCCATTCCCTTCCTTTTCTCTCAGTTTTTTCCTTTGcccatttccttccttttttcactTTCTTCCTTTGTCCATTTCGCTCCTTTTATCTCACTTTCCTCCTCTGtcccattttcccttttttcacttTCCTCCTTTGCccatttccttatttttttactCTCAGTTTCCTTTATTTTCTCAGTTTCCTTCTCTGTCCCATTTTCCTCCTCTGTCCCATTTTCCCTTTGCCCATTTTCCTCCTTTGActcatttccttccttttctcactttcctccttttcccattttcctcctttgcccattttccttttgctccagttcccctccctttcccaattttccttttcccttctttccccattctcagcttttcctcctttcccagacttttccttcttctctccaatttcctcctgttttcctccctttctccacctctcccttcccccaattttccatcttttcccctttcctcctcctgtccctgggcctGCCCCCTGTCACTgtcctgtcccctcacctgcagCTGGCCCTGTCCtagccctgtccccccaggtgccATTACctgcagatgtccccccaggtgcCATTACCTGTCTCCCAGGTGACATTATCTGCAGAtggccctgtccccccaggtcacaTTACCTGCAaatggccctgtccctgtccctgttcccatcccctcAGGTACCATTACCTGCAGATGACCCCCCattacctgtccctgtccccccaggtgccATTACCTGCAGatggccctgtccctgtctctgtccccatccACTCAGGTGACattacctgtccctgtccctgtcccctcaggtgcCATTACCTGTCCCCTCAGGTGACAATACCTGACCCTGTCCCCCAGGTGCCattacctgtccctgtcccccaagtGACAATACCTGCAgatggccctgtccctgtccccccaggtgccattacctgtccccaggtgccaataCCTGCAGATGGCCCCTCAGGTGACattacctgtccctgtcccccagatGCCattacctgtccctgtccctgtcccccaggtgccattacctgtccccaggtgccattacctgtcccctcaggtgaaaatacctgtccctgtcccccaggtgccATTACCTGTCCCTCAGGTGACAATACCTGCAgatggccctgtccctgtccctcaggtgCCATTACCTGCAgatggccctgtccctgtccccatcccctcaggTGCCATTacctggccctgtccctgtccctacccctgtccctgtcccctcaggtgcCAATACCTGCAGATGGCCCTgtccctggccctgtccctgtccccaggtgccattaCCTGTCCCCTCAGGTGCCAATACCTGCAGatggccctgtccctgcccctgtccctgtccctgtccccaggtgccattaCCTGTCCCCCAGGTGCCAATACCTGCAgatggccctgtccctgtccccaggtgccattaCCTGTCCCCTCAGGTGCCAATACCTGCAGatggccctgtccctgcccctgtccctgtccctgtccccaggtgccattaCCTGTCCCCTCAGGTGACAATACCTGCAgatggccctgtccctgtccctgtccctgtccctgtccccaggtgccattaCCTGTCCCCTCAGGTGACAATACCTGCAGATGGCAGACTGGCTGTAGGCGGGGCCCTCGGTGGCCGTCAGCGCCTGCCCCACCTGGGTCTGGGTCAGCCCCAGCGAGAGGCGCCGCAGTTTGAAGTTCTTGGCGAATTCCCGGATTTCCTCCAGGTTGATCCCGTCCTCCTCCGCGCTgggcggggcggggggctctggggggcacgggggggtgAGCCTGGGGCCGGGGACCCCAGAGCCCgctgtgcccagggaccccagagcctgcagtgccccCATATCCCAGAGCCCATTGTGCGCAGAGCCTGCTGCGCTCAGGGGAACTGGCCCAGGGACCCCAGACCCGCtgtgcccagagcctgcagtgcccaggggaaCCTGCCCAGGGACCCAGAGCCCACTGTGCCCCCAgatcccagagcctgcagtgcccaggcaccccagagcctgcagtgctcCCATATCCCAGAGCCCACTGTGCCCAGGGGAACATGCCCAGGGGaccccagagcctgcagtgcccaggaacccagagcctgcagtgccccCAGACTCCAGAACCGGCTGTGTCCAGAGCCCAGacctgctgtgcccagggacctCAGAATCTGCTGTGCCCAGGGGAACCTGCCCAGGGACCCCagaacctgctgtgccccagaccCCAGAACCCCTGTGCCCAGGAACCCCAGACCTGCTGTGCCCAgatcccagagcctgcagtgcccagggaccTCAGTCCCTGTTATCCCTTTTCCCCTGGACCCCAGACCCAGCGCTTCCTCCTCCCGGTGGTTCCCCGACTCTGGTAATCCCAAAGACCCCAGGCCCTGTTATCTCTCCTCCCAGTTCCCCTTATTCCTCTGCCCAGTGAGCCCAGACCCTCATTACCCCTTTCCCCAGGGACTTCAGACCCCATAACCCCTCTTCCCAGGGACCCCAGACCCCATTATCGCTTTTTCCCACAGTCCCTCTTATCTGTGCCCAGGGATCCCACACTTTGTTATTCTCCTCCCAGGGATCCCAGACTGACAGCTCTCTTCCCAACCCTTTCCAGGGGAAAGTCCCTGTAATTGCCAGGGGATCCCAGTCCCTGTTATCCCTCTTCCCAGTTCCCCTTATTTCTCTGCCCAGGATTCCCAGACCCCACTATCCCTTTTTCCCACTTATCTCCTCCCCCAGCTCTTCTTATCTCCTCCCACACTTCGTTATTCTCTTCCCAGGGATCCCACGCTCTGATCTCTCTCTTCCCAAAACTGTCCAGACCCCACTGTCGCCAGGGGACCCCAGACCCCATTATCCTCCTCCCAGGGACCCCACACCCCATTATCCCTTTTTCCCACAGTCCCTCTTATCTCTTCCCAGGGATCCCACACCCTGATCTTCCCAACACTTTCCAGACCCCACTGTTACCAGGGGACCTCAGATCCCATTAATCCCTCTCCCCACGCAATCCCAGTTCTTGCCATGCCCCTTCCCACCGTCCCCCCTGAGCCCACCCGCCCCGTGCCAGCCGTGCCAGCCCCTGCCacccccctcccagtccctccagtgctcccagtgcccccagtgctcccagtactcccaatgctcccagtgccctcagtccccccagtgtccccagtccccgtagcgctcccagggctcccagttctcccattgctcccagtgcccccagcactcactggccaccagtgctcccagtgctccccagcggcccccagagctcccagtgcccccagtccccccagtccccccagtgctcccagtgctcccagtgctccccagcggcccccagagctcccagtgcccccagttcccccagcactcccagtgctcccagtccccccagagctcccagtgcccccagttcccccagcactcccagtgctcccagtgcccctagttctaccagtgctcccagttcccccagcgcCCCAGCACTCACTGGCCACCAgtgccccagttccccccagtccccccagttcccccagtcccccagttcccccagtcaccccagttccccccagttcccccagtgcccccagttccccccagtgcccccagttccccccagttccccccagtccccccagttcccccagtccccccagtgcccccagttccccccagtgcccccagtccccccagtgcccccagcgccCCAGCACTCACTGGCCACCAGCTGGCTCACGGTCGGGGTCTCGGAGCCCGGGCCGGGCCCCGGCGATGGCGGCACCGACACCTTGGGCACGGCCGGGGGGCTCGGCCCCACCCCCGCGGGGGCCGGCTGGATGGGCtggacctggggggacacaggggtgacaTGGGGGTGACCCAGGGGTGACATGGGGGTGACCCAGGGGTGACATGGAGGGGACTGAGGATCACCTGAGGGGACCAGGGGTGACATAGGGGGGACCGGAGGTTACCTGGGGGGACCGAGGGTGACATGGGGGGACCTGGGGGAGACCAGGGGGGAAGCTGGacgtggggggacacgggggtgacatGGGGGGACTTGGAGGGACCCAGGGATGACCTGGGGGCCTGGGGGGGGGGGAACCCAGGAGTGACTTGCGGGGTAACCTGGGGGGTGACCCTGACTCGGGGGGCTCGGGGCGACTCGGGGGGTCTCGGGGGAGGGTCAAGGTGACTTGGGGGGGCTCAGACGGTCTCAGGGTGACTTGGGGAGGTCTTGAGGTGACTCGAGGGGCTCGGGGGGCTCAGGGTGTCTTGGGGGGCTCAGGATGACTCGTGGCGTCTCGGGGTAACTCAGGGTGACTCAGGGTGACTCAGGGTGACTCGGGGTGACTCGGGGGTCTCGGGGATGACtggggggggctcagggggtctcAGGGTGTCTCGGGGGGCTCAGGGGCTCTCGGGGTGCGGCCTCACCTCGCTCTTGATGGGGGGCTGCTCAGCGGGGCCGTTTTTCTTGCcgggggcgggcgcgggggggGCGGcggccagggctgtccccgtggCCAGCGTGGCGCCCAGCGTGGCGATCACCTGGCCCTGCGCGTTCAGCAGCAGCTGCGGGGTCACCGCTGTCACCTgcaggctgggcggggccggcgcgggggCGGCCGCGGCCACCCCGGGGGGGGGCCACGACCCACGGCAGGGTCCCGATCACCTGGGGGGGGACACAGCGATGGGGGACCCCAAACACCCACCCCGAGGGGGTACGGGGGCCACGACCCACGGCAGGGTCCCGATCACCTGGGGGGGGGACACAGCAATGGGGGACCCCAAACACCCACCCCGAGGGGGTACGGGGGCCACGGCAGGGTCCCGATCACCTGGGGGGGGGCACAGCAATGGGGGACCCCAAACACCCACCCCGAGGGTCCCACGGCAGGGTCCCGATCACCTGGGGGGGGGACACAGtgatgggggaccccaaaaccggcCCTGAGGGGGGACACGGCCCCGGGAACAGCCGGGACCCCCGCCCCAGGTGTCACCGCCCCGGGGGGGGCACGGACAGGTGAGCCCACGTACCTGGCCCTGGGCGGTGCTCAGCAGCTGCCCCGGGATCCCCTGCACGCTGGGCAGGGGGGGTGGCGATCACGGGGGGGGCGCTGAGGGACCCCAGGATCTGCGGCTGCGCCCCCAGAGCCGCCGTGAGCTGCGGGATGGAAACGGGGtcagagcggggccggggggcaccgggacccccggggGAGGTACCGCCCTCCCAGTGGCcgctggggtccctgggggtccctaAATCCATAAATCCATAAATCCCTAAATCCATAAATCCCTAAATccctctgctgggagctgcccaaagcagagctgcagcttcttggggtggggaaactgaggctgggaTTGAGTtcaggaaactgaggcaggggttgtgttctggggaaactgaggctgggaTTGAgttcagggaaactgaggcaggggttgtgttctggggaaactgaggctgggaTTGAgttcagggaaactgaggcaggggttGTGTTCTGGGGAAACTGAAGCTGGAATCCtgcactggggaaactgaggctgggGTTGAgttcagggaaactgaggcaggggttgtgttctggggaaactgaggctggaatcctgcactggggaaactgaggctgggaTTGAGttcggggaaactgaggcagggatccTGCCCAGGGAAACTGAGTCCGGAATCCTGcattggggaaactgaggcagggattgagttcagggaaactgaggcagggatctTGCACGTAAAATCAGGCTGGAATCCTgcttggggaaactg contains:
- the LOC134413709 gene encoding LOW QUALITY PROTEIN: POU domain, class 6, transcription factor 1-like (The sequence of the model RefSeq protein was modified relative to this genomic sequence to represent the inferred CDS: inserted 1 base in 1 codon; deleted 2 bases in 2 codons; substituted 1 base at 1 genomic stop codon), yielding MPPPVVGGCHRPGHTGAGKAKAASPAPVASSPAPSQPGVTHLAVQATPQVLAQESLATGVTGVMVPAGTVTQPLLIPISIAGQVTGQQALALVTIPTATLAALPGLTPXAPAGAIFKPPVANLTAAAVLSPAVPAVPAVPAPRPPPGQPPLLPQPPPAPTPPKEPPVAVQPQITGLAFNPGILTAALGAQPQILGSLSAPPVIATPLPSVQGIPGQLLSTAQGQVIGTLPWVVAPPGVAAAAPAPAPPSLQVTAVTPQLLLNAQGQVIATLGATLATGTALAAAPPAPAPGKKNGPAEQPPIKSEVQPIQPAPAGVGPSPPAVPKVSVPPSPGPGPGSETPTVSQLVAKPPAPPSAEEDGINLEEIREFAKNFKLRRLSLGLTQTQVGQALTATEGPAYSQSAICRFEKLDIMLSVPXMSPCPLRFEKLDITPKSAQKLKPVLEKWLREAEQRQREGQQHLLEFVGGEPGKKRKRRTSFTPQALEALNAHFERNALPTGAEITRIAQELRYEREVVRVWFCNRRQTLKNTSKLNVFHVP